In the Arachis ipaensis cultivar K30076 chromosome B10, Araip1.1, whole genome shotgun sequence genome, one interval contains:
- the LOC107619987 gene encoding pentatricopeptide repeat-containing protein At4g18975, chloroplastic isoform X1, translating to MNPIEAHLAPRESLFDPLSQSHSLTELRSVPKHCLRAPPRCRRFSPAAVVLRSRPPKKTTMLQTLQNSTICPFLSSAECHTRAQPQFLLNTSFSFSITTLSISHNVITFSKRIDAYCVFDSSLGHSNISRSNSLSEKEKQGKKKEKKRVAKKEHHLWKSRDSAQSGQKALNLIRIVSQLPNEKEAVYGALDKWTAWETEFPVIAAAKALKILRKRRQWLRVIQVAKWMLSKGQGATMGTYDTLLLAFDMDQRIDEAESLWNMIVHAHTRSVSKRLFSRMVTLYDHHHLPEKMIEIFADMEELQVKPDEDTVRRVANAFRKLGQEEKSKLVTKRYGLKWKYIHFNGERVKVRTEAWEEEGPFRS from the exons ATGAACCCAATTGAAGCCCACCTTGCTCCTCGCGAGTCCTTGTTCGATCCTCTCTCTCAGTCTCACAGCCTCACAGAACTCAGGTCAGTTCCCAAACACTGCCTCCGAGCTCCGCCACGGTGCCGCCGCTTCTCTCCTGCAGCTGTTGTGCTCCGTTCTCGTCCCCCGAAGAAAACCACGATGCTTCAAACACTTCAAAACTCAACTATTTGCCCCTTTCTTTCATCAGCCGAATGTCACACTAGGGCTCAACCTCAATTCTTGCTCAACACTAGTTTCTCCTTCTCAATAACAACACTATCCATCTCACATAACGTTATAACTTTTTCAAAA AGAATTGATGCCTATTGTGTGTTTGATTCCTCACTTGGTCACTCCAACATTTCCCGAAGCAATAGTCTTTCAGAGAAGGAGAA ACaagggaagaagaaggagaaaaagagagTGGCAAAGAAAGAGCACCACTTGtggaaaagcagagattctgcTCAATCTGGCCAGAAGGCATTGAACCTTATTAGAATT GTATCTCAGCTTCCGAATGAGAAAGAGGCTGTTTATGGGGCTTTAGACAAATGGACTGCTTGGGAGACAGAGTTCCCAGTGATAGCAGCAGCCAAGGCtttgaaaatattaagaaaaaggAGACAATGGCTTCGTGTAATTCAA GTAGCAAAGTGGATGTTAAGCAAAGGTCAAGGGGCAACAATGGGAACATATGACACCCTTCTTCTGGCATTTGATATGGATCAGAGGATAGATGAGGCAGAGTCATTGTGGAATATGATTGTACATGCTCACACACGTTCTGTCTCAAAGAGATTGTTTTCTAGAATGGTCACATTATATGATCATCATCATTTGCCAGAAAAGATGATTGAG ATATTTGCAGACATGGAGGAGTTGCAGGTAAAACCTGATGAAGATACGGTCAGACGAGTGGCAAATGCCTTTAGAAAACTTGGCCAAGAAGAAAAGAGTAAATTGGTTACAAAACGATATGGGCTTAAGTGGAAATATATTCACTTTAATGGTGAACGGGTTAAAGTTAGAACAG
- the LOC107619987 gene encoding pentatricopeptide repeat-containing protein At4g18975, chloroplastic isoform X2 — protein sequence MNPIEAHLAPRESLFDPLSQSHSLTELRSVPKHCLRAPPRCRRFSPAAVVLRSRPPKKTTMLQTLQNSTICPFLSSAECHTRAQPQFLLNTSFSFSITTLSISHNVITFSKRIDAYCVFDSSLGHSNISRSNSLSEKEKQGKKKEKKRVAKKEHHLWKSRDSAQSGQKALNLIRIVSQLPNEKEAVYGALDKWTAWETEFPVIAAAKALKILRKRRQWLRVIQVAKWMLSKGQGATMGTYDTLLLAFDMDQRIDEAESLWNMIVHAHTRSVSKRLFSRMVTLYDHHHLPEKMIELDICRHGGVAGKT from the exons ATGAACCCAATTGAAGCCCACCTTGCTCCTCGCGAGTCCTTGTTCGATCCTCTCTCTCAGTCTCACAGCCTCACAGAACTCAGGTCAGTTCCCAAACACTGCCTCCGAGCTCCGCCACGGTGCCGCCGCTTCTCTCCTGCAGCTGTTGTGCTCCGTTCTCGTCCCCCGAAGAAAACCACGATGCTTCAAACACTTCAAAACTCAACTATTTGCCCCTTTCTTTCATCAGCCGAATGTCACACTAGGGCTCAACCTCAATTCTTGCTCAACACTAGTTTCTCCTTCTCAATAACAACACTATCCATCTCACATAACGTTATAACTTTTTCAAAA AGAATTGATGCCTATTGTGTGTTTGATTCCTCACTTGGTCACTCCAACATTTCCCGAAGCAATAGTCTTTCAGAGAAGGAGAA ACaagggaagaagaaggagaaaaagagagTGGCAAAGAAAGAGCACCACTTGtggaaaagcagagattctgcTCAATCTGGCCAGAAGGCATTGAACCTTATTAGAATT GTATCTCAGCTTCCGAATGAGAAAGAGGCTGTTTATGGGGCTTTAGACAAATGGACTGCTTGGGAGACAGAGTTCCCAGTGATAGCAGCAGCCAAGGCtttgaaaatattaagaaaaaggAGACAATGGCTTCGTGTAATTCAA GTAGCAAAGTGGATGTTAAGCAAAGGTCAAGGGGCAACAATGGGAACATATGACACCCTTCTTCTGGCATTTGATATGGATCAGAGGATAGATGAGGCAGAGTCATTGTGGAATATGATTGTACATGCTCACACACGTTCTGTCTCAAAGAGATTGTTTTCTAGAATGGTCACATTATATGATCATCATCATTTGCCAGAAAAGATGATTGAG TTAGATATTTGCAGACATGGAGGAGTTGCAGGTAAAACCTGA